Below is a window of Streptomyces sp. WMMB303 DNA.
CCGCTGCCTCGGTCGGCCGCGCAGGGAGGTGAGTGCGTACAGGCAGAACAGCACCGTGACCGACAATGCGAGGGCTCGGCCGACCGGTTGCGCCACTACCCCCAGGGCCACGGCACCCGACTGGTCCGCCGCCGAGGACCAGGGAAGAAGCATCGTCGAACGCAGCCGGTCCGACAGCCCCTCGAACGACGCGCCACCGGGGCCGGCTGCGGCATCCCCGACCAGCGGAGCCACCACGACCGGCACGGCCGCAACAGCAGCCACACCCAGCACAGTAGACCGGAAGACTCCGGCAGCCAGCAGCCCCGCCCAAGCGCAACCGACGCAGAGCGCGAACAGGGCCAGAGCCTGGACTCCCAGCGAAGGGACCGGCTCCCCGACCCCGGAACCGCCCGGAACGGAGAGGCCGGCGAGGTCCGCACCGTCGAATGTGTGAGCGGGAAAGGCGGCAGCCAGTCTGTCCGGACCGTAGAGCAGGCTCAATGCCGCTCCATTGCAGAGCACGGTCGCCACAGTCAGAGCAACCGCCGTACCGGCCGTCACCCCGAGCTTGGCCACCAGCAGGCCGAGCCTGCGCGGCACCGGGACATGAGCCGGAACCAGCGCCGGGTAGCGGAACTCCTGGCCGAACGCCAACGCTCCCAGCAACCCCGCGACCACAGCCACCGGCGGCACCAGGAACGGCGACCCCGGCGGCCACCCCGTCAGCAACTTCAGCCCGGACGCGGTGCCCGTCGCGGGGACAGCCGGCACTCCCTCTGTCCCCGCCGTCGCCACGGAGATACCCAGTCCCGAGACCAGCGCCACCAGAATCAGCACCCACGGCGTACGTACACCGAACAGCCGCATCAGTTCGTACCGGAACGGTGCCACCGGCCCCGGTCTGCGCACGACAACTGACAGCGGGAGCGCCGTCCCGCCACCGGCAGCCGCCGAGCACGAGCCGGAAGGCCCGGTGGGGCCGGAGGAGCCGTTTCCGGGAGAGCGGAGCCCGGTCCGCGCCGCTGACGTCTTCCCGGGCAGCGGCTCCGTGGCGGAGCCCGAGCCCTGGCCCGCACCTTCCGACGCCGAGAGTGGACCGGTCGTGTTCGCTTCCTGGTCCTGGGCCGCTGCAGCAGGGGTCCGTCCCCCGGGCGCCGGAGAATCGGCCCCTTGCACGGGGGTGCGCGGTTCCGTCCGGGCCGACCCGCCGGTCGCCGATGTCTGCCTCGCCTCCGGAGCCGGGGGCGAGGCAGGTGTCGAGGGGGAGTCCGGAGAGAGATCCGGCACCTGATCAGTGCCGACCGGCGCGAGACTTCCGCGGGCAGGGCCGGAGCCCCGGTGCGCCCGCCGGCTCCGATCGCCGCCGGAACCCGCGACGGTCTCCGCGTCTTCGTGCCCCGCCGGAACCAGAGCCCCCTCCTGGACCGCGGTGTCATCGGCCGACGGCGTCTGCTCCCCCGCGCTCCGCTCCGGAGCGACCGGCCCCGCTTCGGCGGCATCCTCTTCCGCCTCCGCCTCCGCCTCCCGCCCGCCGCCGGACTGCGGGCCGGATCCGACTCCCTCGCGCGGACCGGTCGGCGACTCCCCTTCCGCGATCGCACCATCCCTCCCCGGGGCGGAGCCGCCCGGCTTGTAGCCGCCGGGCGCGGGAACGGAAGCATGCCCCGCAGAACCGGCAGCTTCCTCCTGTTGGTGCTCACCGGCTCCTTCAGGCACCGGCTGATCCCCGTGATCCGCACGGCAGACCGCCGCGCCTGCCCCGCCCGCTTCCAGCTCCGCACCCGTCGCGGCTGCCGCGGGGCCTTCAGGCGCCGCCCGCGGAACTCGTCCGTCCGCTCTGTCCAAAGGTCCTGGTCCGGAGCGGTCTCCGACGTCCCCGACCTCTTCCGTGAGCAGATGCACGAGGATGCCGTGCCGATAGGCGGACTCCCCCACCGCCGCACAGTCGCTCCCGTAGACCGAAACCCGGCTGCCGCTCTCGCACACCACCTCCACCGCTCCGCGCCCGCCCCCAAACCGCTCCCCGCTGCGCGCCTCTTGGGACAGCACCGCGGCGAACCGCTCCGCGTGCGGCGTCCTGACCGCCACCCGGGGGCGGAGCCGGGTCCTTGAGAAGTCGCCCGCTGTCTGATCAGCCACGAGTCGGCCCCGACTGACGGAGACCACCCGGTCCGCCGTCCGCGCGGCCTCTCTGGGGTCACGCGAGGTGGCCAGTACCAGTCCGCCCTGCCGCACATACCCGCGCAGCAGCCCGTTCAGCCAGGTCGCCTCCCGTGGTGAAAGCCCCCGCGTCGGCTCGTCCAGGACGAGAGTGTGCGGGTCACCCAGGAGTGCCGCCGCCACTCCGAGCCTGCGGTCCATGCCCAGCGAGAAGTCGCCGAGCCGCTGATCGGCCAGTCCGCTGAGTCCGACCAGATCCAGCACCTCGTCGGCCCTGTCGAGCGGCACTCCTGCCACCGCGGTGAGCATCCGGAGTTGTCCACGCGCGGTGCGGGCCGGGTGAGCGGGGACATCACCGAGCAGGACGCCGATCTCCCGGGCCGGGTACGGGATCCGCTGCACCGGCCGCCCGCGGAAGAGCGCCACGCCCCTTCCCGGAACGAGTTGCAGCAACAGCCGCAACGCCTCGCTCTTGCCCGAACCGGCCGGGCCCAGCAGCACTGTGACCTCACCGGGGCGCGCCTCGAAGGTGAGGTCGTCGACATACGGTCGACTCTTGCGCCGGACCGTGCTGGTGAGTCCGATGGCCTGAATCATCGCTTCTCCCGCAGAACGCATGGCAGACGCACCTCTGCACGATAACGCGACATTTCCGACTTTCCGGGTAACCGCTCGACCCGCGGAAGCACGCCCGCGGCACAGCTCGGCCTCAGACCTCCGGTCGCAGCATCGGCGGGTTGAGCAGCGTCGCCCCTCCGGCACGGAACAGTTGGGCCGGTCGCCCTCCTTGCCGGGTTGTCGTCCCCTCGGTCGGCACCAGGAAGCCCGGGGTGCCCGTCACCTTGCGATGGAAGTTCCGGGGGTCGAGCGCCACGCCCCAGACCGCTTCGTAGACCCGTCGCAGCTCCCCCACCGTGAACTCGGCCGGGCAGAATGCGGTGGCGAGCGAGGAGTACTCGATCTTGGATCGGGCTCTTTCCACCCCGTCCCGCAAAATCTCACCGTGGTCGAAGGCGAGCGGCACCTGCTGTTCTTCCGGTTCCCGGTCGGACCCGTCCGCCGCGTCGAGAAGCGCCTCCGTCGCCGTCCATCGGGCACTGTGCGCGTCGCCGCCCGCGATGGGCGAGGGAAGGTCCGGCGCGAGAACGAGGTACGCGACACTGACCACCCGCATCCTGGGATCTCGCTGCGGCGCGCCGTAGGTGGCGAGCTGTTCGAGGTGTGCGCCCGCGTCCTGGTCCTCGAGCGCCTGCGAGCGCAGCCCCGTCTCCTCTGTGAGCTCTCGCCCCGCAGCGGACTCCAAGTCCTCGTCGTCCCGCACGAACCCACCGGGCAGCGCCCACCTGCCCTGATAGGGAGGCTCCCCGCGGCGCACGACAAGCGCGTACAGCGCATCCTTGCGGACGGTGAGCACCACAAGGTCGACAGTGACAGCAAAGGGCGGAAAAGCGGACGGGTCGTAGGGCATGGCGTGATCATAGTCGTCTCCTTGACGATAAACAGTCCGTTCCGCGGCAGCAGCACCCGCACCTCCTTCGCTTTTCGCGGGGTCGGACGGCAGCGCCGCTCAGCAAGGGGCATCGTCCGCCTCTCCGGCAGGCGGTCCCTTCTCGTCCTCCCCGTGTTCCGTCTCTCCTCCATTCCTGAGGCAGCGCCGCACCAGTTCGGGATCGAGCCCCTCGTTGCAGGCGTGGTGAAGCAGCTGGGCGAAGAGATAGTCGGGGTCGGTCCGCAGGGCCAGCCCCAGAGCGACGCGGGCCGTCGGAATGTCTCCGGCCTCCCAGGCGACCCAGCCGGCCAGCGCGATCAGCGGTACTCCGTGTCCGGTGTAGGGGCCCGCGCAACGCCGGGCAAGCGCTCGCCAGAGCCGCAGCGCGTGGGCTGAGTCCGCACCGTGCATCGACGCGGCAACCCGGTCACGGGTCTCCCGGTCCTGGATGGCGAGGATCACCGAGGCACACTCCTCGTGGCCGAGCAGCCCGTCGTCCTGCGCATCCTGGGCGGAGGTCTGCGTCGAGGCATCGGGCAACCGGCGCTGGAAGCGCTCCAGCAGCCGTCCGAGGAGCGCCAGGGTCTCGGTGCGCACCTGCTGACGTCCCTCCTCGGAGAGCATCCGCCCGGTGAGTTCGGCATCGGCGCCCTCCAGGGCCCGGATCTGTTCCTCGGCGAACGGCGGTCCCAGCGGTGCCAGTCGCCTCTCCATATCCCGGAGTGAGCCGTGCATCGGCATTCCGGCGTACGCGGCGGCGGCAGCCATGGCCGAAGTACCGGAGCGCTCCATGGGGACGCCCTCGGGCGGGCAGCAGCCCGAGTCGGGGCAGCAATAGGAGAAATACCTCCCTGCCGAGAGGCACAGCGCCTCGTACACGGGCATCTCGAGGTCACCGCAGGCGCGCCGCAGATGCTGCACGAGAGGGCGCAGCCGCTCCATTACCTCACTTCCGGTGCGCTCCGCATCCGGTTCCTGGCACAGGAAAAGCAAGGCTCCGTCAGGCCGGGCGCCCCGCACCCGAGAGCTGGAGTCGAGGCATTCGGCGAGCTGGGCGGCGAATGCAGCCCAGCCGCTGTCGGCATCGGGGATGCCGACCCTGAGGCGCCCGCCGAACCGCCCCCGCTCCCCATGGAGGGCGACGACGACGAGAGAGTCGTCCGGGTAGAAGCCGAGCAGGTAGGGAAGCGCTTCGGCGAGTTCGGAGGGACTCCGCAGAGAGACGCTCGGTGGTGCGGAGGGAGCGGTTCGCTGCGAGGGGGCGGTGGGTTCGCTGCCACGGGATTCGCGGTCGTGCTGTGTCATGCCTCGACGGTGCCCTCGCCACGGAACTTACGGCCGCCGGTTGTCCACAGCCGCGATGATCCGCATGATTGTCATATCGTTCGTGGCTTATCCACAGACCAGGTTCCACGCATGTCCGAGGCATCGGGTTGCATGGACGCATGAGTGATACGAAGCTGCGGCAGACCGCCGACGCGGTACTCGCCGATCTTGTCGGCGACCACGAGGGGACGGCCCGGCTGCGCACGGACCAGTGGCGCGCCATCGAGGCATTGGTCGCGGAGCGCAGGAGAGCGCTGGTCGTGCAGCGCACCGGCTGGGGGAAGTCTGCGGTCTACTTCGTGGCGACCGCGCTGCTACGCAAGCGCGGCGCAGGTCCGACAGTGATCGTCTCGCCGCTGCTGGCGCTGATGCGCAACCAGGTGGAAGCAGCCTCCCGGGCCGGGATCCAGGCCCGCACGATCAATTCGGCGAACCCGGAGGAGTGGCGGACCATCGAGTCCGAGATCGCCGACGGACGGGTCGACGTGCTGCTGGTCAGCCCGGAGCGCCTCAACAATCCGGATTTCCGCGATCATGTGCTGCCCAGCCTCACCGCGTCCACCGGTCTGCTCGTCGTGGACGAGGCGCACTGCATCTCCGATTGGGGCCACGACTTCCGTCCGGACTACCGACGGCTGCGGACCATACTCGCCGAGTTGCCCCCGGGTGTCCCGGTGCTCGCGACGACCGCCACGGCCAATGCGCGGGTCACGGCCGACGTCGCCGAGCAGCTCGGTACCGGCAGGGCTGCGGACGACGCCCCTGACACGGACACGTCCCCCGCACTGGTGCTGCGCGGCTCGCTGGACAGGGAGAGCCTGAGCCTCGGTGTCCTGCGGCTGCCCGACGCCCCGCACCGCCTGGCCTGGCTGGGCGAGCATCTGAAATCCCTGCCGGGGTCGGGCATCATCTACACCCTCACTGTGGCGGCCGCCGAGGAGGTGACGGCCTTCCTCCGCCAGTGCGGACACGAAGTGGCCTCCTACACCGGCCGCCAGGAGAACGCCGACCGCGAGGCCGCCGAGGGCGACCTCCTCGCCAACCGGGTCAAAGCCCTGGTGGCGACGTCGGCCCTGGGCATGGGGTTCGACAAGCCGGATCTCGGCTTCGTGGTCCATCTGGGCTCGCCCTCCTCCCCCATCGCCTACTACCAGCAGGTCGGCCGTGCGGGCCGCGGTGTCGAGCACGCGGAGGTCCTCCTGCTTCCCGGCCAGGAGGACGAAGCGATCTGGCGCTATTTCGCCTCGTTGGCCTTCCCTCCGGAGGATCAGGTGCGCCGGACCCTGGAGGTTCTGGCGGCCTCCGAGGCTCCGATGTCGCTGCCTGCCCTGGAGCCCCGGGTGGAGCTGCGCCGCTCCCGCCTGGAGGTGATGCTGAAGGTGCTCGATGTGGACGGCGCGGTGCAGCGGGTCAAGGGGGGCTGGATCGCCACCGGCCGGCCTTGGCACTACGAAGCCGACCGGTATGAGTGGGTCGAACGACAGCGGCAGGCCGAGCAGCGGGCCATGCGCCGCTACACCGAGACGACCGACTGCCGGATGGAGTATCTGCGGCGAGAGCTGGACGACGAGTCGGCGGCAGCATGCGGACGGTGCGACAACTGCGCCGGCAGCAGATTCACTCCGGAGGTCGACGAGTCGCTTGTGGTGGCCGCTCGCGGGGAGCTGAACAAGCCCGGTGTGCGGATCGAACCGCGGAAGATGTGGCCCACCGGAATGCAGGCTGCCGGCCTGGATCTCAAGGGACGGATCCCTCAGCAGCAGCAGGCGTCACCCGGCAGGGCCCTCGGACGTCTCTCCGACATCGGCTGGGGGAACCGGCTGCGGCCGCTGCTGGCCGAGCAGGGCGGCGACAGGCCGGTGCCGGAGGATGTGCTGCACGGCGCGGTGACAGTTCTCTCGGACTGGGCCAAAGGCCCTGACGGCTGGTCCTCGGGAGGTGGCGGGGAGGCATCGGAGCGGCCGGTCGGCGTCGTGGCGGTCGATTCCCGGACCCGCCCACAACTGGTGCGGTCCTTCGCGGAACGGATCGCGGATATCGGCCGGATTCCACTGCTCGGCGCGATCACGTGTGCGGACGAGTTCGGGATGCTGAACGGCGCGCGCAGCAACGGCGCCCAGCGACTGCGCGCTGTCCATGAGGCGCTGACGCTGCCGCCGGAACTCACGCAATCCGTCGCCGCCCTGGAGGGGCCGGTCCTGCTGGTGGACGACTACACCGCCACGGGGTGGACGATCGCGGTGGCCGCGCGGATGCTCCGCCAGGCCGGCGCCAAGGAGGTGCTGCCGCTGGTTCTCGCCACCCAGAACTGACCCAACGAACCCCGGACGGAAGCGGGCCCACCCAGCCGACGGCCTCCGCACGCGCCGTCGGTCCGAGGCGGTACGGAAGCGCAGGTCAGGGACGGCGCCGGCGCCGGTCACTCCGGGCACCGGCCGACCTCGACGCGATCAGGCAGGCTGCGGACTCGCCTCGGCCGCTCCCCGGAGCGGACGCCGCCGTGGCGAGGGCAGAAGTCACAGCAGTGCGCGTACGCGCTCGGGATCACCGCAGACGATGAGCTGTTCGGTTGCCTTCTCCAGAGCTGCGGGCAGCGCCGCGGTGGCCTCGGAGTCGGTGCCGCCGTTGACGGCGAGCAGCACGATGGCGCGCTGAGCGGTTCGGGTGACGGCAGAGGCGTGGGCGCAGAAGACGTCCTCCGCGTCGGCCAGTTGGTGCCAGTAGGAGTCCTCACCGAAGGAGAGTTCGTGCTCCGCCCACGGATGCTGGTCGCCAGTGGTCAGCAGCAGAATCTCGCCGGGCGCCCGGCCTTCGTCGAGAAGCTTGTCCACCGTCTCGTCGGCGACCTCCACCGCCGTCGCGTCGGTAGCCGCGACCAGGTGGATGCGGGCCGTGGTGGCCGGGCCGGGGGACTTGGCCGGGGTGGACTGTTTGCCGCTCTGCGGGGGGCCACCGGGGCGGCCCGGTGTGTTCGGGCCCTTGCTGTCGGTGCGCGGCGGTGCGGGGCGCGGTGCCTGGCGGGGGCCGGGGACCGGGGCTGCGGTGCGGGATGCCTGCGGAGTTCGGGATGCTCCCGCTGAGGCGCGGGTGCCCGGGACGCTCTCGTAAATCTGTGGCTCCTCGGGAGTGAGAGGCATGAGGTGTTGTCTATCAAATGACGGAAACAGGCGTATCAGCGGGTACCGGTTGCGCGGATATTCCCGCGACGGAGATCCAGTACTTTGTGACGGCGCCGTCGGCTGTGCCGATTCAGAAGAGGCCGATCTGTTCTGTGGGCTCGCTCCGGTTGCGCTTGAGATGTTTCCAGCGGGTCAGGGCATCCATATACGCCCACGACAGCCGGTGGTAGGGGGTGGGGCCGCTGCTTTCCAGAGCGGCCCGGTGGACGGGGGAGGGATACCCGGCGTTGTCCTCGAATGCGAACTCGGCGTGCTCCGCCGCGAGTCCGGCCATGAGAGCGTCACGGCGCACCTTGGCGATGACCGAAGCGGCCGCGACAGCGACGCATGACTGGTCGCCCTTGATCACGGTCCGCACTCGCCAAGGTGCTCCGAGGTAGTCGTGCTTGCCGTCGAGGATCACGGCATCGGGGCGTTGTGGCAGGCCGTCCAGGGCTCGGACGGCGGCGAGCCGCAGGGCAGCCGTCATGCCCTGCGCGTCGATCTCCTCCGGGGTGGAGTGACCTAGCGAATAGGCACTGACCCAACCGACGAGTTCTTCGGCGAGCTCACTGCGGCGGGGTTCGGGGATGAGTTTGGAATCGGTGAGACCGGCGGGAGGACGACGCAGACCCGTGATCGCGGCGCAGACCGTGACGGGTCCCGCCCAGGCTCCACGGCCGACCTCGTCCACTCCGGCGACAATCTTGGCGCCGGTGGTGGCGCGGAGCGAACGCTCGACGCGATGGGTTGGAGACTCGTACGGCATGGCAATAACCAGCGTATCCGCTGCGGAGGCCGTGAGTTCAGGGGAGTCCGACAAAGTTGGCCCCGGACTCGGAAAGAGTCCGGAAACCGGCGCCGGTGATCGCGGAAGGCGGTGAAACAGTGACGGAGCGTCCACGAATCCAGGAAGCGCCCCGCGGTACCCGGCCCGCCGTGGCGAGCACCGGGATCAGCGCACCGCCCGCAGCAGCCAGGAGGGGAACTGCTCGGTGCGCTCATGCCACTCTCGCGGCGGAGCCGCTCCGGGACCGGCGGCTGCCACGATGCCGCCGACGATCGCGCATGTGGTGTCCACATCACCACCGGCGCTCGCGGTCGCCCAGAGCGCCGCCCGGAAGTCCCCCAGGTTCCGGGCAGCGGCCCAGAGCGCGAAGGGGACCGTGTCCTGCGTACTGGTGCGGCGACCGCAGCCGAGAACCGCCGCGACCGTGCTCACGTCGGCGTAGTCGAGCAGATCCACGGCGCGGCGCAGCCCCGCCTGCACGGCGCTGCGGGGGACGAACTCCTGGACCCGGGCCAACAGGCGCTCGGGCGTCAGCGGAGCCGGAACGCGTTCACCGCCGGCCGCGTCCGGCGTCCGTGCCGTGCCGGCCTTCGTGCCGCGGTCGGCGCCTCCCGGAACGGTGGGGAGCGGGTTCTCCGCACCGGCGACGAGGGCAGCTGCGGCCGCAACCGCCCGGGTACCCGCGACGGCCTCAGGATGCCGGTGGGTCACCTCGGCGGAGCGAACGGCTTCGTCCGCCGCACGCTCGGGGGCGTCGGCGAACCAGGCGCCCAGCGGGGCGACCCGCATGGCGCCACCGTTCCCCCAGGAACCCTGGCCCTCGAAGAGGGCGGCCGCCAATTCCCGCCAGTCTGCACCTTCCTGGCGGATCAGGCGCAGCATCCGGTTCACCGCGGGGCCGTAGCCGCGGTCGAAGTCGTGGCGCCGGGCGAAGGAGGCGGCCAGTGCGTCCTGGTCGGTGTGGCCGTGCGCCGCGAGTACGGCGACCACCGAGGCGGCCATCTCCGTGTCGTCGGTCCACTGCCAGTTCCCCGGAGGCAGTTCCCGGCGGCGCAGGTAGGCGAGGTTGGCGGGGACGAAGAACTGGGAGCCCAGTGCGTCGCCCACGGCCAGGCCGCGCAGGGCGGCAAGAGCGCGGGAGAGCCGCTCGGCGCGGTGGGGGTCGGATGGGAGAGCACTCATGTCCGGACGATATTAGCGGTGGGTTCCGTAGGGGCGGGGGTCCTGCCAGCGCTCGAAGGGCCGGTCGAGGTGATAGCGGCCTTCAGGGCCGAGGAGGAGGGCGCGGGTCTCGCCGTTGCGTGGATTGGAGAGACATTCGAACTCCTCCACTGTCCAGTGGAACCAGCGCATGCAGAACAGCCGCATCGTGAGTCCGTGCGTGACCAGCAGAACGTTCGGCGGGTTGTCGGGCGCTTCGAAGCTGCGCCACAGGCTCTCCAGGAAGGCTCCGGCCCGGTCGTAGACGTCGGCACCGGACTCGCCCTGGGCGAAGCGGTAGAAGAAGTGCCCGTAGGCGTCCCGGTACTTCTTCTGCTGGCGGACGTCGTCGCGGTCCTGCCAGTTTCCCCAGTCCTGCTCGCGAAGTCTGGGCTCCTCGCGGACCCGCATCTGGGCAGGTCCGATCCCGAGCGCGGCGAGTGTCTCCCGGGTGCGGCGGTAGGGGGACACGAAGGCCGAGACGCGCTCCTCGCCGAAGATCTCGCGGAGTCGCCTGCCCGCCTCCTCCGCCTGCCGCCGACCGCGCTCGGTCAGTGGCAGCGCGTGATCGGGCACGCGTTCGTAGATGCTGTCATCGGCGTTTCCCTCCGATTCTCCGTGGCGGAGCAGGATGATTCGGCGAGGACGTGCCATGGGCTCCACCCTAGGTCAGACGGTCCACGACGGCTCCAGGTCGATGACGTCGCCGGTGACGTGGGAGAGGTCGGCCCCGGTCCGGGCGCGCAGGGCCAGCCGCTCCACTCGCTCCGCTCGATACTTTCCGTATTCGGCGGTGGAGTTCCACATCGACAGGACCAGGAACTCGTCCTCTGTGTTCGCCTGCGCGAAGACCCCGCGCAGCATGCCTGGCGAACCGGCCATCGCCGGGTTCCACACTTTCTCCTGCATGAGCATGTAGTGCTCGATCCGGTGGGGTCGCACCCGGCAGTGAGCCACCCGGAGCAGATCCGCGTCGGTGAAGACCGGCCGGAAGCCGGTCTTCACATCGAAACGGTAGTCGAAGAGCCTGGCCTGCATCTCTTTGTAGGTGCCGAGCTGGGAGGCGTGCAGCCGGTCGTGTGAGCGGGCCATGAAGGAGTCGTAGTAGGCCCGGCTCTCCCAGAAGCC
It encodes the following:
- a CDS encoding ATP-binding cassette domain-containing protein; the encoded protein is MRSAGEAMIQAIGLTSTVRRKSRPYVDDLTFEARPGEVTVLLGPAGSGKSEALRLLLQLVPGRGVALFRGRPVQRIPYPAREIGVLLGDVPAHPARTARGQLRMLTAVAGVPLDRADEVLDLVGLSGLADQRLGDFSLGMDRRLGVAAALLGDPHTLVLDEPTRGLSPREATWLNGLLRGYVRQGGLVLATSRDPREAARTADRVVSVSRGRLVADQTAGDFSRTRLRPRVAVRTPHAERFAAVLSQEARSGERFGGGRGAVEVVCESGSRVSVYGSDCAAVGESAYRHGILVHLLTEEVGDVGDRSGPGPLDRADGRVPRAAPEGPAAAATGAELEAGGAGAAVCRADHGDQPVPEGAGEHQQEEAAGSAGHASVPAPGGYKPGGSAPGRDGAIAEGESPTGPREGVGSGPQSGGGREAEAEAEEDAAEAGPVAPERSAGEQTPSADDTAVQEGALVPAGHEDAETVAGSGGDRSRRAHRGSGPARGSLAPVGTDQVPDLSPDSPSTPASPPAPEARQTSATGGSARTEPRTPVQGADSPAPGGRTPAAAAQDQEANTTGPLSASEGAGQGSGSATEPLPGKTSAARTGLRSPGNGSSGPTGPSGSCSAAAGGGTALPLSVVVRRPGPVAPFRYELMRLFGVRTPWVLILVALVSGLGISVATAGTEGVPAVPATGTASGLKLLTGWPPGSPFLVPPVAVVAGLLGALAFGQEFRYPALVPAHVPVPRRLGLLVAKLGVTAGTAVALTVATVLCNGAALSLLYGPDRLAAAFPAHTFDGADLAGLSVPGGSGVGEPVPSLGVQALALFALCVGCAWAGLLAAGVFRSTVLGVAAVAAVPVVVAPLVGDAAAGPGGASFEGLSDRLRSTMLLPWSSAADQSGAVALGVVAQPVGRALALSVTVLFCLYALTSLRGRPRQR
- a CDS encoding YdbC family protein, which translates into the protein MLVKWMRCTVVDRPGFARAQRKWAGLLGEPGFRGQGGGWSRSREGVVHLFGFWESRAYYDSFMARSHDRLHASQLGTYKEMQARLFDYRFDVKTGFRPVFTDADLLRVAHCRVRPHRIEHYMLMQEKVWNPAMAGSPGMLRGVFAQANTEDEFLVLSMWNSTAEYGKYRAERVERLALRARTGADLSHVTGDVIDLEPSWTV
- a CDS encoding ADP-ribosylglycohydrolase family protein, with protein sequence MSALPSDPHRAERLSRALAALRGLAVGDALGSQFFVPANLAYLRRRELPPGNWQWTDDTEMAASVVAVLAAHGHTDQDALAASFARRHDFDRGYGPAVNRMLRLIRQEGADWRELAAALFEGQGSWGNGGAMRVAPLGAWFADAPERAADEAVRSAEVTHRHPEAVAGTRAVAAAAALVAGAENPLPTVPGGADRGTKAGTARTPDAAGGERVPAPLTPERLLARVQEFVPRSAVQAGLRRAVDLLDYADVSTVAAVLGCGRRTSTQDTVPFALWAAARNLGDFRAALWATASAGGDVDTTCAIVGGIVAAAGPGAAPPREWHERTEQFPSWLLRAVR
- a CDS encoding DUF4192 domain-containing protein yields the protein MTQHDRESRGSEPTAPSQRTAPSAPPSVSLRSPSELAEALPYLLGFYPDDSLVVVALHGERGRFGGRLRVGIPDADSGWAAFAAQLAECLDSSSRVRGARPDGALLFLCQEPDAERTGSEVMERLRPLVQHLRRACGDLEMPVYEALCLSAGRYFSYCCPDSGCCPPEGVPMERSGTSAMAAAAAYAGMPMHGSLRDMERRLAPLGPPFAEEQIRALEGADAELTGRMLSEEGRQQVRTETLALLGRLLERFQRRLPDASTQTSAQDAQDDGLLGHEECASVILAIQDRETRDRVAASMHGADSAHALRLWRALARRCAGPYTGHGVPLIALAGWVAWEAGDIPTARVALGLALRTDPDYLFAQLLHHACNEGLDPELVRRCLRNGGETEHGEDEKGPPAGEADDAPC
- a CDS encoding DEAD/DEAH box helicase — its product is MSDTKLRQTADAVLADLVGDHEGTARLRTDQWRAIEALVAERRRALVVQRTGWGKSAVYFVATALLRKRGAGPTVIVSPLLALMRNQVEAASRAGIQARTINSANPEEWRTIESEIADGRVDVLLVSPERLNNPDFRDHVLPSLTASTGLLVVDEAHCISDWGHDFRPDYRRLRTILAELPPGVPVLATTATANARVTADVAEQLGTGRAADDAPDTDTSPALVLRGSLDRESLSLGVLRLPDAPHRLAWLGEHLKSLPGSGIIYTLTVAAAEEVTAFLRQCGHEVASYTGRQENADREAAEGDLLANRVKALVATSALGMGFDKPDLGFVVHLGSPSSPIAYYQQVGRAGRGVEHAEVLLLPGQEDEAIWRYFASLAFPPEDQVRRTLEVLAASEAPMSLPALEPRVELRRSRLEVMLKVLDVDGAVQRVKGGWIATGRPWHYEADRYEWVERQRQAEQRAMRRYTETTDCRMEYLRRELDDESAAACGRCDNCAGSRFTPEVDESLVVAARGELNKPGVRIEPRKMWPTGMQAAGLDLKGRIPQQQQASPGRALGRLSDIGWGNRLRPLLAEQGGDRPVPEDVLHGAVTVLSDWAKGPDGWSSGGGGEASERPVGVVAVDSRTRPQLVRSFAERIADIGRIPLLGAITCADEFGMLNGARSNGAQRLRAVHEALTLPPELTQSVAALEGPVLLVDDYTATGWTIAVAARMLRQAGAKEVLPLVLATQN
- a CDS encoding ribonuclease HII — translated: MPYESPTHRVERSLRATTGAKIVAGVDEVGRGAWAGPVTVCAAITGLRRPPAGLTDSKLIPEPRRSELAEELVGWVSAYSLGHSTPEEIDAQGMTAALRLAAVRALDGLPQRPDAVILDGKHDYLGAPWRVRTVIKGDQSCVAVAAASVIAKVRRDALMAGLAAEHAEFAFEDNAGYPSPVHRAALESSGPTPYHRLSWAYMDALTRWKHLKRNRSEPTEQIGLF
- a CDS encoding histidine phosphatase family protein; protein product: MARPRRIILLRHGESEGNADDSIYERVPDHALPLTERGRRQAEEAGRRLREIFGEERVSAFVSPYRRTRETLAALGIGPAQMRVREEPRLREQDWGNWQDRDDVRQQKKYRDAYGHFFYRFAQGESGADVYDRAGAFLESLWRSFEAPDNPPNVLLVTHGLTMRLFCMRWFHWTVEEFECLSNPRNGETRALLLGPEGRYHLDRPFERWQDPRPYGTHR
- a CDS encoding NUDIX domain-containing protein gives rise to the protein MPYDPSAFPPFAVTVDLVVLTVRKDALYALVVRRGEPPYQGRWALPGGFVRDDEDLESAAGRELTEETGLRSQALEDQDAGAHLEQLATYGAPQRDPRMRVVSVAYLVLAPDLPSPIAGGDAHSARWTATEALLDAADGSDREPEEQQVPLAFDHGEILRDGVERARSKIEYSSLATAFCPAEFTVGELRRVYEAVWGVALDPRNFHRKVTGTPGFLVPTEGTTTRQGGRPAQLFRAGGATLLNPPMLRPEV